In Kazachstania africana CBS 2517 chromosome 11, complete genome, the DNA window TTCTACTCTGATAATCCCAAGGGTCTATACCTtgttttttgaaatatttggttTTAAGCACATCCAATGTGTTTAAGTTGCCGTGAGTGAAACAATAATTATAGATCCGCACCCTTTCTCCCATCAGCGACATCATTAAATCATCAAcgttatcattattatgaAACTTAACAATTTCCTCATTTGTCCAGCTTggattattttgatatatatTCTCAATCAAATAGCTGCATTGTGTCAATAATGTTGTGTTGTTCCAATTGGTGAGCAATTCGAACTCTTCTTCTCGATTCTCCCTACCAGAACCAGGATTTACCAGTAGCCCTCTTATGAAGGAATAGGCGCGGAAGAATGGATTTTTAAGTTGCCTTCTCAGCCTCTCCCTTCTTTGGAGTATATCATGTAATGGAGATTCAGAGTCAGCGCTTCTGTAcccaattttttgaaacgTACTGGTTTTATCTGATTTATACTTCAAGTCACTTGGGATAGGACCACCGGCTTGCGAAGATAGCGAGTTACGCCTGTTTGTAATCAAATATAGAACCAAAAAACCACAAAGTAATATAATAAACTTAGTGGAAAGTACCCTCTTCACCCTGAAATGTATTCTACacattttttcttggaacCAGCGGCCTTCTTGCTTGGCAGAAAAGTTTGAGAAACTATACTACTTGGGTTGAGTTCTTCACCAAAAGTCCCTActaaaaattgaatttttgtgTCGTAATCTTACTACTCGATAGTGGGAACTAAAAGTTTTGATTGAAATTGCTTCGATCCTTTCATATCTTGAACAACTGGATGCACATACGATGCCCagaaccaaaaaaaaaaaaaagaaaaagtgCGAAGCTTTTATTTGGCGTCTGCGCTGCACATTTTTACATAAAAGCTTAAATTTGTTGCATCTTGAGAACTCTCGATGTACAGGACTCGATTTATCACGTGCTTATTAAGTCTAAAGGCGTAAGAACTATATTATCAAGGATCTTTTGCCCATCATGGGGTTTCAAGGAAGGTTTGCATGTGGGTATACGACTTGCTAATTGTGTATGAATTGATTGGTattgtattattatatatatcgTTGAGTAAATGTACAAGTCGCATTGTTTACGATTAGCTGCTCCATAAAGCAGCTATGCTGTTGTATCTCTCACTTTGATCGTGATTAAATCTTATAAAGGTGTCCTTGTTGCCTTCATTTCCAATAGAGACAGTTGAACAGTATGCGAACATTGAGCATTCTCTAGTTTGAAACCAAGGACTCGATGATGGGTTTGGGATAATAAGTCCCTCAAAATATAATGGTGCGTTGTACAGGCTCTTCAAgttattttcatccttGTATCTTTGCCGGAAATAATCTGGGAAAGAGCTGAAGTCGTTCACTTCAGAATCCCTTACTTTACACACTTTTAAACCACCATTTACCCAAAGAATATTGTGATTTAAATCGCTATGAACAATTTGTGAGGAGCAGATCTGATTTTGCACCTCGTTTTCGTTATTGCGTACAAAAATCTGACCAGCAAGCCCTGGATCTGTCGGATGAACAGAGAAGGGTTCATCCATGAACAGTGGGCCAATCCAAAAGAGCTCCTTGTCCCCATGGAAGCAGACTTGTGTTTCTGGTAACAAGTGCAACAAAAATGACATTAACATGGCAtttagtttttttttcctgttTAGAATAACTAAGCCACTGTCGACCTGGTGTAAATGTGCCTTCTCAAAAAAGTTGTCGTAAACGCCTTTTGCCATTAATGTTTTTTTAATAGTTTTAACAGACTTGCAGGTACTGACCATAGAATTCTCACCAAGCAATGAGTTTTCTTCTGCTGAAGGTTCAACAAAATGTAGCATGGCAATACAACGTTCGGTAGCAAGTTTATGGGGCATCACTCTATCTTTAAAGACATAAAGACCGGACTCTTTGTAGTCTTCGTATTTAAAATAATCCTCTACGCTGATAAGGGGGACGGCATCTGCATCCATGAATATAACTTCTTCTAACGGATTAAATAGTATTGCCACCCATTTGTTTAAGAAAGATTTTAAATGCTTCTGTGAGAATGATGGATTCAGTATTTGAGAACAGCCAACGACATAAACTTGCTGAGTCGTTTCTTTAACTTGAGTGAAAAGTTCATTTTTATGGTTATCCGTTATATCCCCATCAGATGAAACAATGTAAATTGGCAACTTGTTATCTAGTTTTTGCAAGACTTTTAGTTGTCtg includes these proteins:
- the KAFR0K01260 gene encoding alpha-mannosyltransferase, encoding MVLHKMKRSFLRRFCILLSVILIVTTVSQQLYGYGTSQMSIEGNDDLMNPTDKLEYRDALSKSPFRLLYHKIDGLLRKTELDSDIDISQNERALLSSWDQGNKLNQCKLLFSSVYESESLNWSNQQLFEESENYEGYDVSPSLISERMRIYNYCILQSMLNVKDLFDFDFFKQKNIDAWDYQVRMFPFLRQDFDKENQYLYPEIFDISNNEMVSKPKLKLTPLEFNRDFWRQYKTLAKGKGIVTTLHSKELDFFYRQLKVLQKLDNKLPIYIVSSDGDITDNHKNELFTQVKETTQQVYVVGCSQILNPSFSQKHLKSFLNKWVAILFNPLEEVIFMDADAVPLISVEDYFKYEDYKESGLYVFKDRVMPHKLATERCIAMLHFVEPSAEENSLLGENSMVSTCKSVKTIKKTLMAKGVYDNFFEKAHLHQVDSGLVILNRKKKLNAMLMSFLLHLLPETQVCFHGDKELFWIGPLFMDEPFSVHPTDPGLAGQIFVRNNENEVQNQICSSQIVHSDLNHNILWVNGGLKVCKVRDSEVNDFSSFPDYFRQRYKDENNLKSLYNAPLYFEGLIIPNPSSSPWFQTRECSMFAYCSTVSIGNEGNKDTFIRFNHDQSERYNSIAALWSS